The genomic segment CGTTCTCGAATACTTCTTCTTAATGTTTCTGTCCAATCAGTTGAATATGGCTCAAAAGATTTACCACCTTTCCAATTATAACTTTTTTCTCCTCGGTTTGCTTCACTTATCTTTTTCCTTGCTTGTTCAGAATGATGTTTTTCATAAAAAGGATTTTTATTCCCTTTACGTGTCTCACTCATTTTTCTCCTTGTCTCTTCCGAATGATGCTTTCCTTTATGGGCTTTGCTTATTTTTCTTTTTGTTTCATCGGAACGATGCTTCCCATATAAAGGATGCTTATTACCCTTGTGTGATTCGCTATTTTTTCTTCGTGCTTCTTCTGAAGGATGCTTGCCCTT from the Elusimicrobiota bacterium genome contains:
- a CDS encoding NUMOD3 domain-containing DNA-binding protein, encoding MSLLGKHHSEESKRKMSESHKGKHPSEEARRKNSESHKGNKHPLYGKHRSDETKRKISKAHKGKHHSEETRRKMSETRKGNKNPFYEKHHSEQARKKISEANRGEKSYNWKGGKSFEPYSTDWTETLRRSIRERDHYICQICGALQGDKAFDIHHIDYNKENCDPNNLITLCHNCHSRTNHNREYWIKFFFQKKLY